The Shewanella mangrovisoli genome has a window encoding:
- a CDS encoding paraquat-inducible protein A, whose translation MNSVRNSLLPILVILLSLALLIPGVTQPILSLNGSIDKAKLTEQGIEQVAQSFDEDSGRDSARGMLNMVSGLLGLNNLKGEVEVLQQTRSIWSTVTELYNTGNGLVAGLVMLFSIIIPAVKLSLMLVQQTVSSVALQWRIHHMVSALAKWSMADVFVVALIITFLAGNASGGMGEMLKTKAQFESGFYFFTAYCILSIASGYLVRRPTPIL comes from the coding sequence ATGAACAGTGTACGCAATTCTCTTCTTCCCATTCTCGTTATTCTGCTGTCTTTGGCGCTGTTAATCCCTGGCGTAACTCAGCCCATTTTGAGTCTCAATGGCAGCATAGATAAGGCCAAACTCACCGAACAAGGGATTGAGCAGGTCGCACAAAGTTTCGATGAGGATTCGGGGCGCGACAGTGCCCGCGGCATGTTGAATATGGTCAGTGGCCTGTTGGGGCTGAATAATCTCAAGGGCGAGGTGGAGGTATTACAGCAAACACGCAGTATTTGGAGCACAGTCACCGAATTATATAATACCGGCAATGGCTTAGTGGCTGGGTTGGTGATGCTGTTTAGCATCATAATCCCCGCGGTGAAACTCAGTCTGATGCTAGTACAACAAACCGTGAGTTCGGTTGCGTTGCAGTGGCGCATTCATCATATGGTCTCTGCGCTGGCGAAATGGTCTATGGCCGATGTGTTTGTGGTGGCTCTGATCATTACCTTTTTGGCGGGCAATGCCTCGGGTGGCATGGGCGAAATGCTCAAAACTAAGGCGCAGTTTGAGAGTGGATTCTACTTCTTTACCGCCTACTGCATTCTCTCCATCGCCAGTGGTTACTTAGTACGTCGTCCAACTCCGATTCTGTAG
- a CDS encoding HD-GYP domain-containing protein — translation MSESAESVDLIKLPVSQLTLGMFVSAIDKSDQGRLAIANAGQIKHKDAIAKLTRSGIKFVWVDTERSAEHCGFKRKASNDGSAGVKKPLATRENQQKQAQVILTEAKDLIRKVLSETFEGKAIEVAPFEALADSMIESVLLDEDALRCMSALRSKDAYLLEHSVNVAFLLVTFGKYLKLDRSILREMAVGGILHDIGKIKVDNKVLHKPGKLTPEEFEHMKLHQVYALEIMNETKGLSQVSKDVCLMHHEKLDGRGYPRGLKGEEIPLHGRMSCIVDIFDALTATRCYKEAMSPAAAFKILLSLTPFHLDQELVYEFIRCVGVYPVGSLVELSDGRVGIVWTSKDRDALHPIVKCFYSLKAKRYTDVVMVDLLKSDLHIERGVSPSSLDIDPKPFY, via the coding sequence ATGAGTGAGTCGGCAGAATCAGTTGACCTAATCAAATTGCCCGTGTCGCAATTGACACTGGGTATGTTTGTCAGCGCGATAGACAAAAGTGATCAAGGTCGGCTCGCGATTGCGAATGCAGGACAAATCAAGCATAAGGATGCGATTGCTAAATTAACGAGGAGTGGGATCAAATTTGTTTGGGTCGACACTGAGCGGTCGGCCGAACATTGCGGTTTTAAGCGCAAAGCCAGTAACGATGGGTCTGCTGGTGTTAAAAAGCCGTTAGCAACCCGCGAGAATCAGCAAAAGCAGGCACAGGTCATTCTGACTGAGGCTAAGGATTTGATCCGCAAAGTCTTGTCCGAAACCTTTGAGGGTAAGGCGATAGAGGTCGCCCCCTTCGAAGCCCTAGCCGACAGCATGATTGAATCGGTTTTATTGGATGAAGATGCACTGAGATGCATGTCAGCACTGCGTTCAAAGGATGCTTATCTGCTTGAGCATTCAGTGAATGTGGCCTTCCTGCTGGTGACTTTCGGTAAATACCTTAAACTCGACCGTTCAATTCTCAGGGAGATGGCGGTCGGTGGTATTTTGCATGATATCGGCAAGATTAAGGTCGATAACAAAGTTTTGCACAAACCTGGCAAACTCACCCCTGAAGAATTCGAACATATGAAGCTGCATCAAGTCTATGCACTTGAGATTATGAACGAAACAAAGGGCCTATCTCAGGTCAGTAAAGACGTTTGTCTGATGCACCATGAAAAGCTCGATGGCCGAGGCTATCCTCGGGGATTAAAGGGCGAGGAAATCCCGCTCCATGGTCGCATGAGTTGTATTGTCGATATCTTCGACGCCTTAACCGCCACTCGTTGCTACAAAGAGGCCATGAGCCCAGCGGCGGCCTTTAAGATCCTACTGAGTCTGACGCCATTCCACCTCGATCAAGAGCTGGTATACGAGTTTATTCGCTGCGTCGGCGTGTATCCTGTCGGCTCTTTGGTCGAATTGTCCGACGGACGCGTAGGTATCGTCTGGACCTCGAAGGACAGGGACGCATTACACCCGATCGTAAAATGTTTTTATTCTTTAAAAGCAAAACGTTATACCGATGTGGTTATGGTCGATCTACTCAAGTCGGATCTGCATATTGAACGAGGCGTGTCGCCAAGCTCGCTGGATATCGATCCTAAACCCTTCTACTGA
- a CDS encoding DNA-binding protein codes for MKNWLICIDDTDDIGTKGTGEIAEEIALLLAQTSGGKASFVTRHQLFVHPDIPYTSHNSAMCFALQSPLSQADIHRLAVAHLVAESAPKADPGIAILDIDSDYDVNTLIDFGLRAKREVITKAAAYQLAEQLQIQLTEHGGTGQGVIGALAGLGLRLMGSDGRVKGQIKLGQLEEVSLELTVAEILEQTGLDAVMSTDKTRLAADEKVQLKGKVKAVYLEHQFVLLVSRDGEQWRNAGKQALQDY; via the coding sequence ATGAAAAATTGGCTTATTTGTATCGACGATACCGACGACATTGGCACTAAAGGCACAGGCGAGATTGCCGAGGAAATTGCACTATTACTCGCGCAAACCTCGGGGGGCAAGGCCTCCTTTGTGACGCGGCATCAGTTGTTTGTGCATCCAGATATTCCTTACACCTCCCACAACAGTGCCATGTGTTTTGCGTTGCAGTCGCCATTATCGCAGGCGGATATCCATCGTCTGGCGGTCGCGCATCTAGTGGCCGAATCGGCGCCAAAGGCGGATCCTGGCATTGCAATTTTGGATATCGATTCCGACTATGATGTGAATACGTTGATAGACTTTGGGCTCAGAGCCAAGCGCGAAGTGATCACCAAAGCGGCCGCTTATCAGCTTGCCGAGCAGTTACAGATCCAACTCACCGAGCACGGTGGTACTGGCCAGGGCGTGATTGGTGCTTTGGCGGGATTAGGGCTGCGTTTAATGGGCAGTGATGGGCGCGTTAAGGGGCAAATCAAACTCGGTCAGCTTGAGGAAGTGTCCCTCGAGTTAACTGTGGCAGAAATACTCGAACAGACAGGCCTCGATGCGGTAATGAGCACAGATAAAACCCGTTTAGCGGCGGATGAAAAGGTTCAACTCAAAGGCAAAGTGAAGGCCGTTTATCTTGAGCATCAATTTGTATTGCTCGTTAGCCGTGACGGTGAGCAGTGGCGTAATGCGGGCAAACAAGCATTGCAGGACTATTGA
- a CDS encoding core component of ECF transporter, with the protein MKKKLPLSLQDSLFIGFCATLLVALTGMLRLKLGISGHSMFLMSFFYLICYGVLGRFGSMIACGGIAGLVAMALGVGKGGPMILLKFILPAIAMDLVALLLPLTLSLHWRCVILGIIGCMAWAVKVALTNALAGMAFDVVLIQWGASVLKGGFFATLGALLVPPVLHRLKAHDLLHRDKF; encoded by the coding sequence ATGAAGAAAAAACTCCCTCTGAGTCTACAGGACTCGTTGTTTATTGGTTTTTGCGCCACCTTGCTGGTGGCCTTGACGGGAATGTTAAGGCTCAAGCTTGGGATCTCAGGTCACAGCATGTTTTTAATGAGCTTCTTCTACTTGATTTGCTACGGCGTGCTTGGGCGTTTCGGCAGCATGATTGCCTGTGGCGGGATAGCAGGCTTAGTCGCCATGGCGCTCGGTGTCGGCAAGGGCGGCCCAATGATTTTATTGAAGTTTATCTTACCAGCGATTGCGATGGATCTCGTGGCTTTACTGTTACCGCTCACATTAAGCCTGCATTGGCGCTGCGTGATCTTAGGCATTATTGGCTGTATGGCCTGGGCGGTAAAAGTGGCGCTTACCAATGCATTGGCGGGCATGGCCTTCGACGTCGTGCTTATCCAATGGGGAGCAAGCGTGCTTAAGGGCGGATTCTTTGCCACCTTAGGTGCCTTGCTGGTGCCGCCTGTGTTGCATAGGCTTAAGGCCCATGATCTCCTCCACCGCGACAAGTTTTAA
- a CDS encoding energy-coupling factor transporter transmembrane component T has product MWVSCRRWRLRARRRWSRERQETTLCALSLLLVCVLSACAFVLPADLLLPLVAINGLLVLHGLARRGSIMGVVKLGAIQLTITLSLYLLLYGVGHLAQGAVVVGRIILATIPGWWLCITAAPERIGEVLSAFLPTKWAFVVAASLSLLPFMADEVREIYQIQCLRGARITPKALRNPKNWPELVYCVLFPVLIQLLKLSRQMAIAAQSRHFGKSTRVTHWHSPRDKK; this is encoded by the coding sequence ATGTGGGTTAGTTGCCGTCGCTGGCGACTACGAGCTCGCAGGCGTTGGAGTCGCGAACGCCAAGAAACTACGCTATGCGCGCTATCGCTATTGTTGGTCTGTGTGCTCTCTGCCTGCGCCTTTGTGTTACCCGCCGATTTATTACTGCCGTTGGTGGCGATCAATGGCTTGCTCGTGCTCCATGGTTTAGCGCGCCGCGGCAGCATCATGGGGGTGGTTAAACTCGGCGCGATTCAACTGACAATTACCTTGAGTCTGTATCTGTTGCTCTATGGGGTTGGCCATTTAGCTCAAGGCGCCGTGGTGGTCGGGCGGATTATTCTAGCGACTATCCCCGGCTGGTGGTTGTGTATCACGGCGGCGCCCGAGCGTATCGGCGAAGTGTTAAGTGCTTTTTTGCCAACTAAATGGGCCTTTGTGGTGGCAGCTTCTTTGAGTCTGCTGCCCTTTATGGCGGACGAAGTGCGTGAGATTTACCAGATCCAATGTCTGCGCGGCGCACGCATTACCCCTAAGGCGCTGCGAAATCCTAAAAATTGGCCAGAGCTAGTGTATTGCGTGCTGTTTCCCGTATTAATCCAATTACTTAAATTATCTCGTCAGATGGCGATTGCGGCCCAGAGTCGTCACTTTGGCAAGAGTACGCGTGTCACCCATTGGCACTCACCGAGAGACAAAAAATGA
- a CDS encoding ATP-binding cassette domain-containing protein has protein sequence MKLLELEGVSFNYGSQLTPVLLEVSLGISAGQCHCVSGPTGSGKSSLLNLLAGVQNRPHEGDIWRHPELITGLVMQDPQTQLLRQTVGAEVAFALENLGIPAENMLPKVQLALRRVGLFLRLDTQVSTLSLGQKYRLMIAAQLVCEPHLLLLDEPWAQLDDHGVAELLVVLRNLIAEGMALVLVEHNAAAFAEIIQHYWQLEAGRLSAGIYTVSDTQPIDTPVKPWGSCHVGKVLVSAEAFDFCFDGSQPLFSCPQGFQLHAGEIVTLVGDNGSGKTSLLKSLAGMLNLKLRLPLKVLGRKPKLGIYGAELGLLIQRPSRQLFETSVLAEMQFSLNRFELPKERAEQMLLDLELMALAEQSPHKLSYGQQHLVALASLACLQPKVLLLDDPLAGMDKHYYRKVWFLLKRLRAQGCAILMSSHRVVEHSAVSRQLSLHNGLLTEDAMGMEERYVG, from the coding sequence ATGAAATTACTCGAGCTCGAAGGTGTCAGCTTTAACTATGGCAGCCAATTAACCCCTGTATTACTGGAGGTCAGTCTAGGGATTAGCGCTGGTCAATGCCATTGTGTCAGCGGGCCAACGGGTTCGGGTAAATCGAGTCTATTAAACCTGCTTGCGGGCGTGCAGAATCGCCCGCATGAGGGTGATATTTGGCGTCATCCCGAGCTGATCACTGGCTTAGTGATGCAGGATCCTCAAACTCAGCTATTAAGGCAAACCGTGGGCGCCGAAGTCGCCTTCGCCTTAGAGAATCTCGGCATTCCCGCCGAGAATATGTTGCCTAAGGTGCAGTTAGCGCTGCGACGCGTTGGGTTGTTTCTGCGGCTCGATACCCAAGTCAGTACCCTTTCCCTCGGCCAAAAATACCGTTTGATGATCGCCGCTCAGCTGGTGTGCGAGCCGCACTTATTGCTGCTCGATGAGCCATGGGCACAGCTCGATGATCACGGTGTGGCTGAGCTATTAGTGGTGCTGCGCAATCTTATTGCCGAAGGCATGGCGCTGGTGCTGGTGGAGCATAATGCGGCGGCGTTTGCCGAGATTATCCAGCATTATTGGCAATTGGAGGCTGGCCGTTTATCCGCAGGTATCTACACAGTTAGCGATACTCAACCGATTGATACGCCAGTTAAACCTTGGGGATCCTGTCATGTAGGTAAAGTGCTGGTCAGCGCCGAGGCGTTCGATTTCTGTTTCGACGGTAGTCAGCCTTTGTTTAGCTGTCCGCAGGGGTTTCAGTTACATGCGGGTGAGATAGTGACTCTGGTCGGGGATAATGGCTCGGGTAAAACTAGCCTACTAAAATCCTTAGCCGGGATGCTCAACCTAAAGCTGCGTTTGCCGCTCAAAGTCTTAGGTCGTAAACCTAAATTGGGCATCTATGGTGCCGAGTTAGGATTATTAATCCAAAGGCCGAGTCGACAACTGTTTGAAACCAGCGTGTTAGCCGAGATGCAATTTAGCCTGAATCGTTTCGAACTCCCTAAAGAGCGTGCCGAGCAAATGCTGCTTGATCTCGAGTTGATGGCGCTTGCCGAACAATCTCCCCATAAATTGTCCTACGGGCAGCAGCATTTGGTTGCCTTGGCATCCTTGGCCTGCCTGCAGCCTAAGGTACTGTTACTCGATGACCCGCTTGCTGGCATGGATAAGCACTATTACCGAAAAGTGTGGTTCCTGCTCAAGCGTCTTAGGGCGCAGGGCTGTGCGATTCTAATGAGCAGTCACAGAGTGGTGGAGCATAGTGCCGTGTCTAGGCAACTCAGTTTACACAATGGCTTGCTGACGGAAGATGCTATGGGGATGGAGGAGCGCTATGTGGGTTAG
- a CDS encoding TonB-dependent receptor plug domain-containing protein has product MITRNTAFRVSSLALAIGLSFSANADEIARDPLLNVNEVIVVHGEGADAEQLATTHWSIDEAEIRALGAQTLDQVLKNVPGVYIRVGGDGTPRVDIRGFKTRHVTLLVNGVPMSSADDGQFDPSVIPTSQIASVEVSVGPTSVLYGPSGAGGVINIITKQGSTAPALSGRLEAGKDNTFNGDISAAGSGDDWQGLVSVSRQQTDGYPMSNDFEPTQYQDGELRANSDKEVTNVYAQGSYWLSDKTQLIANMALRNGEWGKPARDGTGSGKLKYERTDDYDSHTFQLGLAHQFDDTFTLRGFGYHNQSDTLEAAYADETYQALTQTQDGRSVVQGVNLQLITDFHKAGLLTTSVIAEEQSWKSVVDTYSSDTGSGTGNNSGTGSGSGSGSGSGSGTGSGGGTGSGGGTGSGGGTGSGGGTGSGGGTGSGGGTGSGGGTGSGGGTGSGGGNGSGSGGAENLNDSAWLYTAAAEYQYQSEHNYGFTFGGAFHSLDTSDGTDDNYSAMASSYWQVVPDSRLSLSVARKVRFPSMVNLYSQSSGNSELEAEESKHVELGLEQNLPASTDFSLYGYYTDAKNYIAKDTDGFYQNMGRYEFKGIDFQINNHAIEHLDLSFSYSFLDSKEMEGDDTLDALQYRPRHQLRWQMSYEFPFETQIHLNVERILDQVYATQVKVNGQNQYQQQSLDNYTLVDINLVQPLIADKLEVYLRATNLLDENYYQSEALPQAGRQFFVGVNWQI; this is encoded by the coding sequence ATGATTACCAGAAATACCGCCTTTAGAGTGTCGTCCTTAGCGCTTGCGATTGGGTTGAGTTTTAGCGCCAACGCCGATGAAATCGCCCGTGATCCCCTGCTGAATGTGAATGAAGTCATTGTCGTCCATGGTGAAGGTGCCGATGCCGAGCAATTGGCGACCACCCATTGGAGCATAGACGAAGCCGAAATCCGCGCTTTAGGTGCGCAGACCTTAGATCAAGTACTGAAGAATGTGCCCGGGGTGTATATCCGTGTGGGTGGTGATGGCACTCCAAGGGTCGATATTCGTGGTTTTAAGACACGCCATGTCACTTTACTGGTGAACGGCGTGCCCATGAGCAGTGCCGATGATGGCCAGTTCGACCCAAGCGTGATCCCAACCAGCCAAATTGCCTCGGTTGAAGTGTCGGTCGGACCGACCTCAGTGCTGTACGGCCCAAGTGGCGCTGGTGGGGTGATCAATATTATTACTAAGCAGGGCAGTACTGCGCCTGCTCTGTCTGGACGCTTGGAAGCGGGCAAAGACAATACCTTCAATGGTGATATCAGCGCCGCTGGCTCGGGTGATGATTGGCAGGGATTGGTGAGTGTTAGCCGTCAACAGACCGATGGCTACCCTATGTCGAACGATTTCGAGCCGACCCAATATCAAGACGGTGAGCTGCGTGCTAACTCAGATAAAGAAGTCACCAACGTCTATGCCCAAGGCAGTTACTGGTTATCGGATAAGACCCAATTGATTGCCAACATGGCACTGCGCAATGGTGAGTGGGGCAAACCTGCCCGTGATGGTACTGGTAGCGGCAAACTTAAGTATGAACGTACCGACGATTACGACTCACATACCTTCCAACTTGGCTTAGCCCATCAGTTTGACGATACCTTTACTCTGCGTGGATTTGGTTATCACAATCAAAGCGATACCTTAGAAGCGGCCTATGCCGATGAAACCTATCAGGCATTGACGCAAACTCAAGATGGCCGCTCCGTGGTGCAAGGGGTCAATTTACAGCTGATCACCGATTTCCATAAGGCCGGACTGTTAACCACCTCTGTGATTGCTGAAGAACAGAGTTGGAAGTCAGTCGTCGATACTTACTCAAGCGATACTGGCAGTGGCACGGGGAATAACTCGGGCACAGGCTCAGGTTCTGGCAGCGGCTCAGGTAGCGGTAGTGGTACAGGCTCTGGTGGTGGCACTGGTAGTGGCGGCGGTACAGGCTCGGGTGGTGGCACTGGTAGCGGCGGCGGAACAGGCTCGGGTGGTGGCACTGGTAGCGGCGGCGGAACAGGCTCTGGTGGTGGCACTGGTAGTGGCGGTGGAACAGGCTCTGGTGGTGGCAATGGTAGCGGTTCCGGCGGTGCTGAAAACCTAAATGATTCTGCATGGTTATATACCGCTGCGGCCGAATATCAGTATCAATCTGAGCACAACTATGGCTTTACCTTCGGTGGTGCCTTCCACTCACTCGATACCTCCGATGGTACGGATGATAACTACTCGGCAATGGCCTCTAGCTATTGGCAGGTGGTACCCGATTCACGCTTGAGCCTGAGTGTGGCCCGTAAAGTGCGTTTCCCCTCTATGGTGAACCTGTACTCGCAATCATCGGGCAATAGTGAGCTAGAAGCGGAAGAATCTAAACATGTCGAGCTGGGTCTGGAGCAAAACTTACCAGCTAGCACCGACTTCTCGCTCTACGGTTATTACACGGATGCGAAGAACTATATCGCCAAAGATACCGATGGTTTCTACCAAAATATGGGGCGCTATGAGTTCAAAGGGATTGATTTCCAAATTAACAACCATGCGATTGAGCATTTAGATCTGAGCTTCTCCTACAGTTTCTTAGATTCGAAAGAAATGGAAGGCGACGATACCTTAGATGCGCTGCAATACCGTCCTCGTCATCAGCTGCGCTGGCAGATGAGTTACGAGTTCCCCTTCGAGACGCAAATTCACCTGAATGTGGAGCGTATCCTCGATCAGGTTTATGCGACTCAGGTGAAAGTGAACGGGCAGAACCAGTATCAACAACAGTCGCTGGATAACTACACCCTAGTGGACATTAACTTAGTGCAACCGCTGATCGCCGATAAGTTAGAAGTGTATCTGCGCGCCACTAACCTATTGGATGAGAACTACTACCAGAGTGAAGCCCTGCCTCAGGCTGGCCGTCAGTTCTTTGTGGGTGTGAACTGGCAAATTTAA
- a CDS encoding isochorismate synthase: MPAHALSEDLKSLIDKLIQLKQVPPTEPIVQLSLTTVSIPLISWLASQHQYPRIYWHGRDKVEEVAAIGACKDFKFETGVDDKTLANVYEQQRALSSNPEIRYYGGVAFDRSIESWPEFGNSRFVLPRIEFRRSDNQFSLRVNLNFADRHPEEEIDLAIAAIEAVQPARPLTPPNKLALLSRTDIPDFPRWKTLIEQVVDPKFNQETPKVVLSRHTELEVNAQVDPWMVLACWQGRNPNSFQFGFQFSPERTYISCSPERLFRRRQQELFTEALAGTTVRGLNQEEDTALANALLEDNKNSIENQLVRRHIVSMLSPLSQHVGAEETATIFKLNHIQHLHRAIRAELKQGVNDFQLLQALHPTPAVGGLPRQSAMNFIREREGYMRGWYAGACGYFNKYESEFSVAIRSALIEPGKINLFAGAGIIAGSDPEAEWQELENKLATIMSILIEL; this comes from the coding sequence TTGCCCGCTCACGCCCTGTCTGAAGACCTTAAGTCTCTCATCGACAAACTCATTCAATTGAAGCAGGTTCCACCGACGGAGCCGATAGTGCAGTTATCCTTAACAACTGTCTCTATCCCTTTGATTTCGTGGTTGGCATCCCAACACCAATATCCGCGCATTTACTGGCATGGACGCGACAAGGTTGAAGAAGTGGCAGCGATTGGCGCCTGCAAAGACTTTAAGTTTGAAACAGGTGTCGACGATAAAACATTAGCGAACGTCTACGAACAGCAGCGCGCCTTATCCAGCAATCCAGAGATCCGCTACTACGGCGGCGTGGCGTTTGACCGCAGCATCGAATCTTGGCCCGAGTTTGGTAACAGTCGTTTTGTGTTACCGCGTATCGAATTTAGGCGCAGCGACAATCAGTTCAGTTTGCGGGTCAATCTGAACTTTGCCGATAGGCATCCCGAAGAGGAAATAGACCTCGCCATTGCCGCGATAGAAGCCGTGCAGCCGGCTCGTCCGCTCACACCGCCCAATAAACTTGCACTGTTGAGCCGCACCGATATTCCCGATTTTCCGCGTTGGAAGACCTTAATCGAGCAAGTTGTTGACCCCAAGTTTAACCAAGAGACGCCCAAGGTGGTGCTGTCGCGCCACACAGAGCTTGAGGTCAATGCACAGGTCGATCCTTGGATGGTATTAGCCTGCTGGCAGGGGCGTAATCCGAATAGTTTCCAATTTGGCTTCCAATTTAGCCCTGAGCGCACCTATATCTCCTGCTCGCCAGAGCGGTTATTTCGCCGTCGTCAGCAGGAATTGTTTACCGAGGCGCTTGCTGGCACCACTGTACGTGGCTTAAACCAAGAAGAAGACACGGCACTGGCCAACGCGCTGCTCGAAGACAACAAAAACAGCATAGAAAACCAGCTGGTTCGCCGTCATATCGTCAGTATGCTCTCCCCCTTGAGCCAGCATGTGGGCGCCGAAGAAACCGCGACGATTTTTAAGCTAAACCATATTCAGCATCTCCACCGCGCCATTCGTGCCGAGTTAAAGCAGGGCGTGAATGACTTCCAATTGCTACAGGCTCTGCACCCAACTCCAGCAGTGGGTGGTCTTCCCAGACAGTCTGCAATGAACTTTATTCGTGAACGTGAAGGCTATATGCGCGGTTGGTACGCCGGTGCCTGTGGCTATTTCAATAAGTATGAGAGTGAGTTTTCGGTGGCGATTCGCAGCGCCTTGATTGAACCTGGCAAGATCAATCTGTTTGCTGGTGCGGGGATTATTGCGGGCTCAGATCCCGAGGCGGAATGGCAAGAGCTAGAGAATAAGTTAGCGACGATTATGTCGATCCTGATTGAACTTTAA
- a CDS encoding substrate-binding periplasmic protein — MRSFLAALCLSFLSLCAFATPSKPVIIHLVTATWEGFANPDETGYYFDILQRTFPAPEWQLDVQFMPFARTLYLIEHNRADMILSVYRGDVKQSLLSENPVEVDSIDAAVTPAIAASWIGIESLSYRKVQAMLAYRFNMLTPTPMYYEESSDMLNMLNNLNAGRVDAVLDYQPDILALAPKMKEPQNFVVIQGVLKAEAFFAFSNTDKGRMLKQQFDTAHKKLIDSGEQNRLYTETKAKGF, encoded by the coding sequence ATGCGATCATTTCTTGCGGCCTTGTGTTTAAGCTTTTTGAGTTTGTGCGCTTTCGCTACGCCGAGTAAGCCTGTGATTATTCATTTGGTTACTGCTACTTGGGAAGGTTTCGCGAATCCCGATGAAACGGGTTATTACTTCGATATTTTGCAACGTACTTTTCCTGCGCCCGAGTGGCAACTCGATGTGCAGTTTATGCCTTTTGCCCGCACTTTATACCTGATTGAGCACAACAGAGCCGATATGATCCTCAGTGTGTATCGAGGTGATGTGAAACAGAGTTTGCTGAGTGAAAATCCCGTCGAGGTCGATAGTATTGATGCGGCCGTGACGCCGGCAATCGCGGCCAGCTGGATTGGTATTGAAAGTTTATCCTATCGTAAAGTTCAAGCCATGTTGGCCTATCGATTCAATATGCTCACTCCAACGCCAATGTATTACGAAGAGAGCAGCGATATGCTTAACATGTTGAATAATCTCAATGCGGGACGAGTCGATGCCGTTTTAGATTATCAGCCGGATATCTTAGCGTTAGCGCCAAAAATGAAGGAGCCGCAAAACTTTGTGGTGATACAAGGTGTGTTAAAGGCGGAAGCTTTTTTTGCGTTTTCGAATACCGATAAAGGACGAATGTTAAAGCAACAGTTTGATACGGCACATAAAAAGCTTATCGATTCTGGAGAGCAAAATAGGCTATACACTGAGACCAAAGCAAAGGGATTTTAG
- a CDS encoding 7-cyano-7-deazaguanine/7-aminomethyl-7-deazaguanine transporter has translation MLMLTPAQLRRALLLLVGFHILIICVSNYLVQLPFQLFGFHTTWGAFSFPFVYLATDLTVRIFGQTPARSIILKAMVPALMISYVMGVVFHQGSFQGIDSLSQWNTFVFRIAFASFAAYLIGQLMDITVFARLRQSRSWWVAPAASTIVGNLVDTLVFFSVAFYASTDSFMAANWPEIAAVDYSFKLLVSLGLFLPAYGVLLKVLQDKILQTSPQKSFS, from the coding sequence ATGTTAATGTTAACCCCTGCGCAGCTTCGCCGCGCACTCCTGCTATTAGTGGGATTTCATATACTGATTATTTGCGTCAGCAACTACTTGGTACAACTACCGTTTCAATTGTTTGGTTTTCACACCACTTGGGGCGCGTTTAGTTTTCCCTTTGTCTATCTCGCGACCGATCTCACCGTGCGCATCTTTGGACAAACACCTGCCCGTAGCATCATCCTCAAGGCCATGGTGCCCGCGTTGATGATTTCCTATGTCATGGGTGTGGTATTCCATCAAGGCAGCTTCCAAGGGATTGATTCCTTAAGCCAATGGAACACTTTTGTGTTTCGCATCGCCTTCGCCAGCTTCGCGGCATATTTGATTGGCCAACTGATGGATATCACAGTCTTCGCTCGCCTACGCCAAAGCCGTTCCTGGTGGGTCGCGCCTGCGGCATCGACCATTGTCGGTAACTTAGTCGACACCTTAGTGTTCTTCAGTGTCGCTTTTTATGCCTCGACAGACAGCTTTATGGCGGCCAACTGGCCCGAAATCGCGGCCGTGGATTACAGCTTCAAATTACTCGTGAGTTTAGGCTTATTCCTGCCCGCCTACGGCGTCCTGCTGAAGGTCTTACAAGACAAGATCTTGCAAACCAGTCCACAAAAATCATTTTCCTGA
- a CDS encoding GNAT family N-acetyltransferase, whose product MYSIEIKALTALTPELTTQLIELSKQIPELDRPLTSEILAERLSDKTCLILLAYVEGELAGFKLGYEQADAVFYSWLGGVATDFRRLGLAQSLLEYQETWASRQGYKLIQVKTMNRFPAMLNLLIRNQYLITELKADPQSLIDHKLHLSKSIATA is encoded by the coding sequence ATGTATTCAATTGAAATCAAAGCACTGACAGCTCTGACACCTGAGTTGACCACACAGCTTATCGAACTGAGCAAGCAAATCCCTGAACTTGACCGCCCGCTAACGAGCGAAATCCTCGCGGAACGTCTCTCAGATAAGACTTGCTTGATTCTCTTAGCCTATGTGGAAGGTGAATTGGCAGGCTTTAAGCTGGGATACGAGCAGGCTGATGCCGTGTTTTACAGTTGGTTAGGCGGTGTCGCGACCGACTTTAGACGCTTAGGGCTGGCACAGAGCCTATTGGAATACCAAGAAACGTGGGCGAGCCGCCAAGGCTACAAGCTGATCCAAGTAAAAACCATGAATCGCTTCCCTGCCATGCTCAATCTGCTGATTAGAAACCAGTATTTGATTACTGAACTGAAGGCCGATCCGCAAAGCCTGATCGATCATAAACTGCATTTAAGCAAGTCGATTGCGACAGCTTAA